The window AGCGGCGCGGAGTTAGTAGACGTCATATGAAACAGTATCTCGACATGATGCGCCATGTGCGCGAGCAAGGGGCCGTTAAAACTGACCGTACCGGCACCGGCACCCGTAGCGTATTCGGTTATCAGATGCGCTTCGATTTGCAGCAGGGCTTTCCCCTGGTGACCACCAAGAAGTTGCATTTGCGCTCGATCATTTATGAATTGCTGTGGTTTCTGAATGGCGACACCAATATCAAATATCTGAAGGACAATGGCGTCAGAATCTGGGACGAGTGGGCGGATGAAAGCGGTGGCCTGGGGCCTGTTTATGGCTACCAGTGGCGCAGCTGGCCCGCGCCGAATGGCGAGCATATCGATCAGATTTCCAATGTGCTGGCGCAGATCAAAAGCAATCCGGACTCCCGTCGTCATATGGTGGTGGCGTATAACCCCGCGTTTGTGGATCAGATGGCGCTGCCTCCCTGTCACGCCATGTTTCAGTTCTATGTGGCGGAAGGACGCTTATCCTGCCAGTTGTACCAGCGCAGTGCTGATATTTTCCTAGGCGTGCCTTTTAATATCGCCAGCTATGCGCTGCTGACGCATATGTTTGCGCAGCAATGCGACCTGGAGGTAGGAGATTTCATCTGGACCGGCGGCGACGTGCACCTGTACAACAATCATCTGGATCAGGCGGATGAGCAACTAAACCGTGAACCGCGTCCGCTGCCAAAATTGCAGATTCGTCGCAAGCCGGCGTCGCTGTTTGACTATGAGTTTGAAGATTTTGAGATTACGGGATACGACCCGCACCCTCATATTAAAGCGCCGGTAGCAGTGTAAGGAGCGAAGATATGAGCGCAGTTTTATCAATCGTTGTCGCCCGCGCGGAGAATGGCGCTATTGGCGTGGAAAATACGTTGCCCTGGCGTTTATCCAATGACCTGCAGTATTTCAAGCGAGTCACCATGGGCAAGCCGATTATTATGGGACGCAAGACCTTCGATTCGATTGGGCGTCCGCTGCCGGGCAGAACCAACATTGTGGTGACCCGTAATAAAGACTGGCGTCACGATGGCGTCAGCGTGGCTCACTCTCTGGATGAGGCGGTATCTCTGGCGGGACGGGAGCAGACAGACGAGGTTATGCTGATTGGCGGCGCCGAGCTGTATCGGCAGGGGCTGGCGGCGGCGCAGCGTGTTTATCTGACGGAGGTGAAGACTTCCGTGCAGGGCGATGCGTTTTTCCCGGAGCTTGACCCCGCTGACTGGCGTGAAACGTCTCGCGATTCGCACCCGGCGGATGAGAAAAATCAATATCCCCATGACTTTGTCGTCTTTGAGCGTTCATAACGCCTCACTCTCCATGCTCCCCATCGATCACATTATCCCTGGGCTTCTAACCACTCTGGAAGCTCACTCCACGGTACTTTTGCAGGCCCCGCCAGGGGCAGGTAAGACTACTCGGGTTCCCTTGGCGCTACTGGGTTCGCCTTGGCGCGACGACCGTAAAATTCTGATGCTGGAGCCGCGCCGGTTGGCGGCGCGCTCCGCCGCTCGCTTTATGGCGAAGCAACTGGGAGAGCCGGTTGGGCGTCGGGTTGGTTATCGCACTCGCCAAGACACCAAAGTCTCCGCCGATACTCGTATTGAAGTGGTGACGGAAGGCATTTTGACCCGCCTGATTCAATCTGATCCCGCCCTGGAAGACTATGCAGCAGTGCTGTTCGACGAATTTCACGAGCGTTCTCTGCAGGCGGACCTGGGGTTGGCTTTGGTGCGTGAGAGCCAACAGGCGCTGCGGGAAGATTTGCGAGTGCTGGTCATGTCCGCAACCCTGGATACCGCGCCTCTGGCCAAGCTGCTGGAAAATGCGCCAGTGCTGACCAGCGAAGGGCGCGCCTATCCCGTGGAAGTGCGCTATCGCCCCTCGCAGCGGGAGCAGCGACCAGTTGAGAAAACGGTTGCGGTGGTGCGAGAGGCGCTGGCGGAAGAAAGCGGCTCGCTGCTGGTGTTTTTGCCCGGCGTGGGCGAGATTCGACGAGTCCATGACGCCTTGGCGGAGTACTTGCCAAACGGGGTGCGATTAGCGCCTTTGTACGGCAACCTCAAAGCGGAAGAGCAGGATCAGGCGATTCTGCCTTGCGTGGATGGGGAACGAAAAGTGGTTCTCGCTACGGCCATAGCCGAAACCAGTTTGACTATTGAAGGCGTGCGGGTGGTAATTGACGCAGGCCTGCAGCGTCGCGCGGTCTTTGACGCCAATAGCGGCATGACCCGCCTCACAACGGGCAGAGTGTCGAAAGCGTCAGCAGAGCAGCGCAAAGGGCGCGCCGGCAGGCTGGAGCCCGGCGTATGCTATCGTCTCTGGTCGGAGACGGAGCAGCAGGGGCTGGCCCCTTTTACCCCGGCGGAAATACTGGAAGCGGATTTGGCTCCCTTGGTGCTGGAGCTGGCGCAATGGGGCGTGCGTCAGCCACAGGACTTAGTCTGGCTTGATTTACCACCGAAGGCGCACTGGCGGCAGGCGGTCGACATGCTGCGCTGGTTGGACGCGCTGGATGAGAGTGGCGCAATTACTTCTCACGGAGAAAGCCTGCGTGAGTTCGGCGTACACCCCCGTTTGGCGCATATGGTAGTGAAGGGGAAAGCGATAGGCGCGCCAGTCCTGGCGGCTGAAATCGCCGCGCTTTTGGGAGCGCGCGATCTGCTGGGGCGTGATGCCGGCGCAGATCTACAACAGCGTGTGCGGGCCCTGCGCGGGGAATACAAAGGCGCCGGACTGGATCGGCGACGCCTGGAAAGCGTGCGTCAGGACGCGCGCAAGCTTATCGACGGCACAGCCTCTGACGAGCTGGGAATGGATGCGGTCGGCCGCCTACTCGCATTGGCTTACCCAGACCGCATCGCCCGGCGGCGCGCTGGCTCAAATCCCCGTTACCAGCTCAGTAATGGACGCGGTGCGGCGCTGGCGGAAGAAGACCCCCTGGGGCGAGAGACCTGGCTGGTGGCGGCCGATCTTGATGGACAAGCGCGGGAGTCTCGAATTTACTTGGCGGCGGCGCTGAGCCCTGGTGATTTTGAGTTGGATTTGAGCGCTCATATCGTCACGGAAGATCAGGCGGATTGGGATGATCAGCGCGGCACGGTGGTGGCGCGTCGAGTCAAACGGCTGGGCGCGCTGATTCTGCAAGAACGGCCGGTTGCGGTGAGTCCGGAGCTGGTCCGGGAAGCGCTGTTGAACGCTGTACGCAGCAAAGGCCTGGACAGCCTGCCGTGGAGCGATGTCGCGCGGCAGTGGCGCGCCCGAGTGGCTT is drawn from Hahella sp. KA22 and contains these coding sequences:
- the hrpB gene encoding ATP-dependent helicase HrpB — its product is MRKINIPMTLSSLSVHNASLSMLPIDHIIPGLLTTLEAHSTVLLQAPPGAGKTTRVPLALLGSPWRDDRKILMLEPRRLAARSAARFMAKQLGEPVGRRVGYRTRQDTKVSADTRIEVVTEGILTRLIQSDPALEDYAAVLFDEFHERSLQADLGLALVRESQQALREDLRVLVMSATLDTAPLAKLLENAPVLTSEGRAYPVEVRYRPSQREQRPVEKTVAVVREALAEESGSLLVFLPGVGEIRRVHDALAEYLPNGVRLAPLYGNLKAEEQDQAILPCVDGERKVVLATAIAETSLTIEGVRVVIDAGLQRRAVFDANSGMTRLTTGRVSKASAEQRKGRAGRLEPGVCYRLWSETEQQGLAPFTPAEILEADLAPLVLELAQWGVRQPQDLVWLDLPPKAHWRQAVDMLRWLDALDESGAITSHGESLREFGVHPRLAHMVVKGKAIGAPVLAAEIAALLGARDLLGRDAGADLQQRVRALRGEYKGAGLDRRRLESVRQDARKLIDGTASDELGMDAVGRLLALAYPDRIARRRAGSNPRYQLSNGRGAALAEEDPLGRETWLVAADLDGQARESRIYLAAALSPGDFELDLSAHIVTEDQADWDDQRGTVVARRVKRLGALILQERPVAVSPELVREALLNAVRSKGLDSLPWSDVARQWRARVALMRRQQPDAWPELSDAALLADLENWLGPFLNGVSNWAGLQKLDLLSALKTLIDYAAQQTLDTQAPVALTIPTGQKVTLDYLAESGPVLAAKLQALFGWTETPRVAGGRVPVVIHLLSPSQRPLAVTSDLASFWRNSYPDVRKDMRGRYPKHPWPEDPLTAEAKQGTKKQQF
- the thyA gene encoding thymidylate synthase; translated protein: MKQYLDMMRHVREQGAVKTDRTGTGTRSVFGYQMRFDLQQGFPLVTTKKLHLRSIIYELLWFLNGDTNIKYLKDNGVRIWDEWADESGGLGPVYGYQWRSWPAPNGEHIDQISNVLAQIKSNPDSRRHMVVAYNPAFVDQMALPPCHAMFQFYVAEGRLSCQLYQRSADIFLGVPFNIASYALLTHMFAQQCDLEVGDFIWTGGDVHLYNNHLDQADEQLNREPRPLPKLQIRRKPASLFDYEFEDFEITGYDPHPHIKAPVAV
- a CDS encoding dihydrofolate reductase, with translation MSAVLSIVVARAENGAIGVENTLPWRLSNDLQYFKRVTMGKPIIMGRKTFDSIGRPLPGRTNIVVTRNKDWRHDGVSVAHSLDEAVSLAGREQTDEVMLIGGAELYRQGLAAAQRVYLTEVKTSVQGDAFFPELDPADWRETSRDSHPADEKNQYPHDFVVFERS